The Cetobacterium somerae ATCC BAA-474 genome has a segment encoding these proteins:
- a CDS encoding nitronate monooxygenase, producing MQKNRICELLGIKYPIIQGAMAWISNGNLAGHVSKAGGLGIIAGGGMPPEVLRQEIKKAKSITDNPFGVNLMLMMESVAEQIDVCIEEGVKVVTTGAGNPGIYMEKLKAAGIKVIPVVASVALAKRMERIGADAVVAEGLEAGGHIGEITTMSLATQVAREVSIPVIVAGGIASGEQFLAALALGGEAIQVGTIFIVAHECDVHENYKNLVLKAKDRSTVTTGNYTGHPVRVLNNKFAKAILELEVKGAPKEEIEDLGKGKLRLAVVDGDIENGSVMSGQVAGLVKEALSCQEIVDKLMKELKEEKVRLDETFSKIAF from the coding sequence ATGCAAAAAAATAGAATTTGTGAATTATTAGGAATTAAATATCCAATTATCCAGGGAGCAATGGCATGGATATCAAATGGAAATTTGGCAGGACATGTATCTAAAGCTGGAGGATTAGGTATAATTGCTGGTGGAGGAATGCCGCCAGAAGTTTTAAGACAAGAGATTAAAAAGGCAAAATCTATTACAGATAATCCTTTTGGAGTTAACTTAATGTTAATGATGGAAAGTGTTGCAGAGCAAATAGATGTTTGTATAGAAGAAGGTGTTAAAGTTGTAACAACAGGTGCAGGAAATCCAGGAATATATATGGAAAAATTAAAAGCAGCTGGAATAAAAGTTATACCAGTAGTAGCATCAGTAGCTTTAGCAAAAAGAATGGAGAGAATAGGTGCAGATGCGGTAGTTGCAGAAGGATTAGAAGCAGGAGGACATATTGGAGAAATTACAACTATGTCTTTAGCAACTCAAGTAGCTAGAGAGGTTTCAATTCCTGTTATAGTTGCAGGAGGAATTGCAAGTGGAGAGCAATTTTTAGCAGCTTTAGCTTTAGGAGGAGAGGCTATTCAAGTTGGAACGATATTTATAGTTGCTCATGAGTGTGATGTTCATGAAAATTATAAAAACTTAGTATTAAAAGCTAAGGATAGATCAACAGTTACAACAGGAAATTATACAGGACATCCTGTAAGAGTATTAAATAATAAATTTGCTAAAGCAATATTAGAATTAGAAGTAAAAGGAGCTCCGAAAGAGGAGATTGAAGATTTAGGAAAAGGAAAACTAAGATTGGCAGTTGTAGATGGAGATATAGAGAATGGAAGTGTTATGTCAGGACAAGTTGCTGGATTAGTTAAAGAAGCTTTAAGTTGCCAAGAGATTGTAGATAAATTAATGAAAGAACTAAAAGAAGAAAAAGTAAGACTAGATGAAACATTCTCAAAGATAGCTTTCTAA
- a CDS encoding purine-nucleoside phosphorylase, which translates to MYNKVMETVEFLNSKVTNRPKIAIILGSGLGGLVEYVENKVVIPYKDIPNFPVSTVAGHAGELVFGTINNVEVLVMKGRFHYYEGYNMKEVTYPQYVFKKFGIETMIVSNAAGGANRDFKPGTLMIINDHINFFGTNPLIGSNDERFGPRFPDMSETYSKALIEKAKNVASKLNIEFEEGVYLGSSGPTYETAAEVKMMMTMGASAVGMSTVPESIVANYLGIKILGISCITNMATGIATKPHSHEEVVEIANQTGERFCKWIAETVKEL; encoded by the coding sequence ATGTATAATAAAGTAATGGAGACTGTAGAGTTTTTAAATTCTAAGGTGACAAATAGACCTAAAATAGCTATAATTTTAGGATCTGGACTAGGTGGATTAGTGGAATATGTTGAAAATAAAGTTGTAATACCTTATAAAGATATACCAAATTTTCCTGTTTCAACAGTTGCAGGACATGCAGGAGAATTAGTTTTTGGTACAATAAATAATGTTGAAGTTTTAGTAATGAAAGGAAGATTTCATTACTATGAAGGGTATAATATGAAAGAAGTTACATATCCTCAATATGTGTTTAAGAAATTTGGAATAGAGACAATGATTGTAAGTAATGCAGCTGGTGGAGCAAATAGAGATTTTAAGCCAGGAACGTTAATGATAATTAATGATCATATAAACTTTTTTGGAACAAATCCATTAATTGGATCAAATGATGAAAGATTTGGACCAAGATTCCCAGATATGTCTGAAACGTATAGTAAAGCTTTAATTGAAAAAGCTAAAAATGTAGCTAGTAAACTTAATATTGAATTCGAAGAGGGAGTATACTTAGGATCTTCAGGTCCAACATATGAAACAGCGGCAGAAGTAAAAATGATGATGACAATGGGAGCATCAGCTGTTGGAATGTCTACAGTTCCAGAGTCAATAGTGGCTAATTACTTAGGGATTAAAATATTAGGAATATCTTGTATAACTAATATGGCTACAGGAATAGCTACTAAACCACATTCACATGAAGAGGTTGTAGAAATAGCAAACCAAACAGGAGAGAGATTCTGTAAATGGATTGCTGAAACAGTAAAAGAGTTGTAA
- a CDS encoding HAD family hydrolase: MKAAFFDIDGTIYRNSLLTEHFKKLIKYELLDIREYELKVKDAFKKWDERVGDYDKYLEEITTTYVDAIKGLSLQYNDFISDQVLELKGNRVYKFTRDMIKWHKEQGHKVIFISGSPDFLVSRMAKKWGADDYCGSIYHFEDGKLSGDISPMWDSKNKMIAINNFCEKYDIDLSESYAYGDTNGDYSMLNLVGHPRAINPSRELLLKIKTEENLKNKTEIFVERKDVIYKVSADVEIL; this comes from the coding sequence ATGAAAGCAGCATTTTTTGATATTGATGGAACAATTTACAGAAATTCACTATTAACAGAGCATTTTAAAAAACTTATAAAGTACGAGCTACTTGATATTAGAGAATACGAATTAAAGGTAAAGGATGCTTTTAAAAAATGGGATGAAAGAGTAGGAGATTATGATAAATATCTAGAAGAGATAACTACTACATATGTTGATGCTATAAAAGGATTATCTCTTCAATACAATGATTTTATTTCAGATCAAGTGTTAGAGTTAAAAGGAAATAGAGTATATAAATTTACAAGAGACATGATAAAATGGCATAAGGAACAAGGACATAAAGTAATTTTTATTTCTGGAAGCCCAGATTTTTTAGTTTCAAGAATGGCTAAAAAATGGGGAGCAGATGATTATTGTGGATCAATATACCATTTTGAAGATGGAAAACTTTCAGGAGATATTTCTCCAATGTGGGATTCAAAAAATAAAATGATAGCAATAAATAATTTTTGTGAAAAATATGATATTGATTTATCAGAAAGTTACGCATATGGAGATACTAATGGTGATTATAGTATGCTTAATCTTGTAGGACATCCTAGAGCTATAAATCCATCAAGAGAGTTATTATTAAAAATAAAAACAGAAGAAAATTTAAAAAATAAAACTGAAATATTTGTAGAAAGAAAAGATGTTATCTATAAAGTTTCAGCAGATGTAGAAATTTTATAA